From the genome of Mesotoga infera, one region includes:
- the mscL gene encoding large conductance mechanosensitive channel protein MscL: MWKEFKKFISRGSVIDLAVGIIIGGAFQVIVRSLVDDILMPVLGLFTGGVDLSNLFINISGESYATL; the protein is encoded by the coding sequence GTGTGGAAAGAGTTCAAGAAGTTTATCAGTCGTGGCAGCGTCATTGATCTTGCTGTTGGTATCATAATCGGTGGTGCGTTTCAAGTAATTGTGAGATCTCTTGTAGACGACATACTGATGCCGGTTCTCGGTCTATTCACAGGCGGCGTTGATTTAAGCAACCTATTCATAAACATATCAGGGGAATCTTATGCAACACTC